A single genomic interval of Halichondria panicea chromosome 2, odHalPani1.1, whole genome shotgun sequence harbors:
- the LOC135330988 gene encoding uncharacterized protein LOC135330988, giving the protein MEKVTQAVTEAANELGSSHFFSERQRCLAVLPTGFGKSLCYACLPAAFDKILEKEKGYSIVVVVTPLLAIIHDQVAIYCSKGISSTYVSGEMSDAATMDAIFHGKYQLVFFTPEMIISKKHWRRLLGGDVYANRLKALIIDEAHCVKKWGETFRQMLLRIREVRSLIPTSVHVMALTATATRSDISFISRIVGLRNPFVITRVPVIPNLIYAVGLFKSIPETFQNLAQKLVIERNKFPKTIIYGRSFGVCGDMYLFFKDYLGAAFTNPDDAPDLPEFRLVDMFTSVTDPAHKSEIIRLFKGDGNLRIVVATMAFGMGVDCPNIR; this is encoded by the exons ATGGAGAAAGTTACACAAGCTGTCACAGAAGCTGCTAACGAGCTTGGAAGTAGTCACTTCTTTTCTGAGAGGCAGAGATGTCTTGCTGTATTGCCTACTGGATTTGGAAAGAGCCTTTGCTATGCTTGTTTGCCTGCAGCATTTGACAAAATATTGGAGAAGGAGAAAGGTTATTCTATTGTAGTAGTAGTCACTCCTCTGCTGGCCATCATTCATGATCAG gtagcCATCTATTGTTCTAAAGGCATCTCTAGCACATATGTCTCGGGCGAGATGTCTGATGCAGCTACAATGGATGCGATCTTCCATGGAAAGTATCAGCTAGTATTCTTTACACCTGAAATGATCATCAGCAAGAAGCATTGGAGAAGACTTCTGGGGGGAGATGTGTATGCTAATAGACTCAAGGCTTTGATAATCGATGAAGCTCATTGTGTGAAGAAATG gggtgagacTTTCAGGCAAATGCTGTTGAGAATTAGAGAAGTGCGCAGCCTCATTCCAACATCAGTTCATGTGATGGCGCTAACAGCAACAGCTACCCGAAGTGACATTTCATTCATTTCTCGTATTGTTGGCCTAAGAAACCCATTTGTCATTACGAGAGTCCCAGTAATCCCAAATTTGATTTATGCTGTTGGATTGTTCAAAAGTATACCAGAGACATTCCAAAACTTGGCCCAGAAATTGGTAATCGAGAGAAACAAGTTTCCCAAAACAATCATATATGGACGTTCTTTTGGAGTGTGTGGTGACATGTACCTCTTCTTTAAGGATTACCTTGGAGCTGCATTCACAAATCCTGATGATGCACCTGATCTTCCTGAATTTCGCCTCGTGGACATGTTTACAAGTGTCACTGATCCAGCCCATAAATCTGAAATCATTCGTTTATTTAAGGGTGATGGCAATCTTCGCATTGTTGTAGCTACTATGGCATTTGGTATGGGTGTTGATTGTCCCAACATTCGGTAA
- the LOC135332169 gene encoding TNF receptor-associated factor 5-like: protein MKKLEIQLKCQAGAPRLQSQLTSRMKKLEIQLKCQAGAPVPSVQPSSRVFPVEIVVTGMKELRQHRDEWTFEPFYSKSGYKMVLGVHPCGQQGGFGTHLSVYIYIVKGDQDQQLKWPFVGELAITLVDQRLAQENHQTYTVEFTCDDIIQGARRFNDTLNNGLGYDELKCLPPNYLKHDCLVFHIDNIK from the coding sequence ATGAAAAAGTTGGAGATTCAATTGAAGTGCCAAGCTGGTGCTCCTCGTTTGCAGTCCCAATTGACGTCAAGAATGAAAAAATTGGAGATTCAATTGAAGTGCCAAGCTGGTGCTCCTGTCCCTTCTGTGCAACCCTCTTCTCGAGTATTTCCAGTGGAAATTGTGGTTACTGGCATGAAAGAACTCAGACAACACAGAGATGAATGGACTTTCGAACCATTTTACTCAAAAAGTGGTTACAAGATGGTATTAGGTGTACACCCATGCGGTCAGCAAGGTGGTTTTGGTACTCATCTTTCTGTGTACATCTATATCGTCAAGGGAGATCAAGATCAGCAGTTGAAGTGGCCTTTCGTTGGGGAGCTAGCTATCACACTAGTGGATCAGAGACTGGCCCAAGAAAATCACCAGACATATACAGTGGAGTTTACTTGTGATGATATCATACAAGGTGCACGAAGGTTCAACGACACTCTTAACAATGGATTGGGATATGATGAGTTGAAGTGCCTACCTCCCAACTATTTGAAACACGATTGCCTTGTGTTCCATATTGACAATATcaaatag
- the LOC135332170 gene encoding TNF receptor-associated factor 5-like, which translates to MSLTSSCHHDGLEISFVKQPPQELQLECSICLQLLTDPSVIGCECGSNFCNPCITTIKKRHNPCPLCTNDLQPRDGCSWIDEVGKLKKHLNRMPSNETRLEGCGFTDVLCQYCKKFILRKDIPTHEAKTCPKKPYTYQYCGHFSSFDNIRENHWPVCSQFPVPCPYACGEKPQRQGLVLHAEQKCLLTPVQCEFRYAGCEVELTRRNMANHLRYSIVDHMTLMSLKHTESMNGLKEENKLLKQQGVDLREENKRLHPN; encoded by the exons ATGAGTCTAACCAGTTCATGTCATCACGACGGATTGGAGATCTCCTTTGTTAAGCAGCCTCCCCAAGAGCTCCAGCTAGAATGCTCCATTTGCCTCCAACTGCTCACCGACCCATCGGTCATTGGCTGTGAATGTGGTAGCAACTTCTGCAACCCGTGTATTACTACCATCAAAAAGAGACACAATCCTTGTCCCCTGTGTACCAACGATTTACAACC GAGGGATGGCTGCTCCTGGATAGACGAAGTTGGCAAGCTCAAGAAGCACCTCAATCGAATGCCATCCAATGAGACAAGACTAGAAGGCTGTGGGTTCACCGATGTGTTGTGTCAGTACTGCAAGAAGTTCATTCTTCGTAAAGATATCCCTACACACGAAGCTAAAACATGTCCGAAGAAGCCATACACTTATCAGTATTGCGGCCACTTCTCTTCCTTTGATAACATCAGAGAGAACCACTGGCCCGTCTGCTCCCAGTTCCCTGTCCCCTGTCCATATGCGTGTGGGGAGAAACCCCAACGTCAAGGCCTGGTGCTTCATGCGGAGCAAAAATGTTTGTTGACCCCTGTACAGTGCGAGTTCCGGTATGCTGGTTGTGAGGTGGAGCTAACCCGACGAAACATGGCCAATCATCTAAGATATAGCATCgtggatcacatgactttgATGTCCCTCAAACACACGGAGAGTATGAACGGCTTAAAGGAAGAGAACAAACTTTTAAAGCAACAAGGTGTTGATTTGAGGGAGGAGAACAAACGTTTGCATCCCAATTGA
- the LOC135331330 gene encoding CAP-Gly domain-containing linker protein 4-like isoform X2, producing MSGGGGFTLVDFSIPARDLPLSHPHAQAPLCLKCQKLDLCFFNPSCDGCQDLLLDQSTSIAELFAVMRQWVPQTQRNMSSLTREILRRGANINDRDGLTDLTLLHYASKSGAAGVGNELSAANLVKSLISKGAESEMRCRWTDMNALHYATYFDCPEVIESLADHNPSLVMSICSEFNGGNGLHIAASNFALSATKVLIRYGADGSLKDRDGKQPFECIPENCSEDQKDVCEEMTDLLKYAADNPPKSMRTPSQLSTPKHTPRQTSKHSPAPPPRTPTPNRMHETTAPAPPRSPIARATGTTEDSSGSSRNQSPMPEELSLEKLGLRVGDRVVIDASSSRPKYGTVRYGGRTEFQKGQWAGVELDADIGKNDGSYAGIKYFTCKEKYGIFVPMHRVSKALSQPPEKKRKKKSELKARDSLYTTNKAIEAQAQIQMNSELQVGEKVIVGGTRIGVIRFKGTVSFAPGFWLGVELDTRDGKNDGSVNGVRYFTSRLGHGLFVLSSKVKRYTSSFQTKLDPTLIKSNPSSTNPTPSSSSNESTDYSSSGAASQGFSTSTNGTSGLSDASASSHAASPSARRRGTSSNRSTPRSKGRLTTAGSGSSSPAPLLFSMSSDLILEDGMSVFANKEMGIIRFIGETEFAPGSIWLGVELRKPNGKNDGSVQGTRYFSCKPNHGLFVKPEKATHRGINCAKITPIKLTKVMCT from the exons ATG TCTGGTGGTGGAGGATTTACTCTTGTAGACTTCAGCATTCCAGCTCGAGACCTTCCCCTCTCTCACCCCCATGCTCAAGCACCTCTCTGCTTAAAG TGCCAGAAATTGGATCTGTGCTTTTTCAATCCTTCATGCGATGGCTGCCAAGATCTCTTATTAGA CCAGAGCACCAGTATTGCAGAGCTGTTTGCAGTGATGAGGCAATGGGTTCCACAGACACAGCGAAACATGTCATCACTCACCAGAGAA ATTCTTCGCCGAGGGGCCAACATTAATGACAGAGACGGACTCACTGACCTCACGTTATTACACTATGCCAGCAAGTCTGGGGCAG CTGGAGTCGGAAATGAACTCTCCGCTGCAAATCTAGTGAAGTCTCTCATCTCAAAG GGAGCTGAGAGTGAAATGAGATGCAGGTGGACTGATATGAACGCTCTCCATTACGCGACCTATTTTGACTGCCCCGAGGTGATAGAATCACTGGCTGATCACAACCCTTCTCTTGTGATGAGTATCTGCTCTGAATTTAATGGTGGCAACGGACTGCACATTGCAGCCAGCAACTTTGCTCTAAGTGCAACCAAAGTACTG ATACGATACGGAGCTGATGGTTCACTCAAAGACAGAGACGGGAAACAGCCTTTTGAATGCATTCCTGAAA ATTGCAGTGAAGATCAAAAGGATGTTTGTGAAGAAATGACTGATCTTCTAAAGTATGCTGCTGACAATCCACCTAAGTCAATG CGCACACCGTCCCAGCTCTCCACACCGAAACACACCCCCAGACAAACCTCCAAACACTCCCCTGCCCCGCCCCCTCGCACACCCACCCCTAACAGAATGCACGAAACTACTGCCCCCGCTCCTCCAAGAAGTCCCATTGCCAGGGCAACAG GTACCACAGAGGACAGCTCTGGCTCATCTCGTAACCAGTCCCCCATGCCAGAGGAGCTTAGTCTGGAGAAGCTGGGACTCCGAGTGGGTGACAGGGTTGTCATCGATGCCTCAAGCTCCAGACCTAAG TATGGCACAGTGAGGTATGGAGGGCGTACAGAGTTCCAGAAAGGGCAGTGGGCGGGGGTGGAACTAGACGCGGACATTGGCAAGAATGACGGCTCCTATGCTGGAATTAaatatttcacatgcaaagaaAAATATG GCATATTTGTACCGATGCATCGTGTGAGTAAGGCCTTGTCTCAACCACCTGAGAAGAAGAGAAAGAAGAAGTCTGAGCTGAAGGCAAGGGACTCCCTCTACACTACCAACAAGGCCATCGAGGCTCAGGCACAGATACAAATGAATTCAGAACTACAG GTGGGTGAGAAGGTGATTGTAGGGGGCACGAGGATAGGAGTCATACGTTTCAAAGGAACAGTCAGCTTTGCTCCTGG GTTCTGGCTAGGTGTGGAATTGGACACTCGAGATGGTAAGAATGATGGCAGTGTAAATGGAGTGAGGTACTTCACCAGCAGACTGGGCCACGGCCTTTTTGTGCTCTCCTCAAAAGTCAAGAG ATACACCTCTTCTTTTCAAACGAAGCTTGATCCTACCCTTATCAAGTCCAACCCCTCGTCAACCAACCCTACTCCCAGTAGCAGTAGCAATGAGTCCACAGACTACTCCTCTTCAGGGGCGGCTAGTCAAGGCTTCTCAACAAGTACAAACGGCACCAGTGGGTTGAGTGATGCTTCTGCTTCTTCACACGCTGCCTCTCCCTCAGCAAGACGAAGAGGGACTTCCTCCAATAG GTCCACCCCTCGATCAAAGGGTCGTCTCACAACTGCCGGTAGCGGGTCCTCTTCACCTGCCCCCCTTTTGTTTTCAATGTCCTCTGACCTTATACTGGAGGATGGGATGAGTGTTTTTGCTAATAAGGAGATGGGCATTATCAGGTTTATTGGAGAGACAGAGTTTGCCCCAGGCAGCATCTGGCTCGGAGTGGAACTACGAAAGCCAA ATGGGAAGAACGATGGCTCAGTACAAGGAACGCGTTACTTCAGCTGCAAGCCCAACCATGGACTGTTTGTAAAGCCGGAGAAAGCAACTCATAGAGGCATAAACTGTGCTAAGATAACTCCTATAAAACTCACTAAAGTTATGTGTACCTAA
- the LOC135331330 gene encoding CAP-Gly domain-containing linker protein 3-like isoform X1, translating to MSGGGGFTLVDFSIPARDLPLSHPHAQAPLCLKCQKLDLCFFNPSCDGCQDLLLDQSTSIAELFAVMRQWVPQTQRNMSSLTREILRRGANINDRDGLTDLTLLHYASKSGAAGVGNELSAANLVKSLISKGAESEMRCRWTDMNALHYATYFDCPEVIESLADHNPSLVMSICSEFNGGNGLHIAASNFALSATKVLIRYGADGSLKDRDGKQPFECIPENCSEDQKDVCEEMTDLLKYAADNPPKSMRTPSQLSTPKHTPRQTSKHSPAPPPRTPTPNRMHETTAPAPPRSPIARATGVPKSPAPSQQSTISTTSTRLTGTTEDSSGSSRNQSPMPEELSLEKLGLRVGDRVVIDASSSRPKYGTVRYGGRTEFQKGQWAGVELDADIGKNDGSYAGIKYFTCKEKYGIFVPMHRVSKALSQPPEKKRKKKSELKARDSLYTTNKAIEAQAQIQMNSELQVGEKVIVGGTRIGVIRFKGTVSFAPGFWLGVELDTRDGKNDGSVNGVRYFTSRLGHGLFVLSSKVKRYTSSFQTKLDPTLIKSNPSSTNPTPSSSSNESTDYSSSGAASQGFSTSTNGTSGLSDASASSHAASPSARRRGTSSNRSTPRSKGRLTTAGSGSSSPAPLLFSMSSDLILEDGMSVFANKEMGIIRFIGETEFAPGSIWLGVELRKPNGKNDGSVQGTRYFSCKPNHGLFVKPEKATHRGINCAKITPIKLTKVMCT from the exons ATG TCTGGTGGTGGAGGATTTACTCTTGTAGACTTCAGCATTCCAGCTCGAGACCTTCCCCTCTCTCACCCCCATGCTCAAGCACCTCTCTGCTTAAAG TGCCAGAAATTGGATCTGTGCTTTTTCAATCCTTCATGCGATGGCTGCCAAGATCTCTTATTAGA CCAGAGCACCAGTATTGCAGAGCTGTTTGCAGTGATGAGGCAATGGGTTCCACAGACACAGCGAAACATGTCATCACTCACCAGAGAA ATTCTTCGCCGAGGGGCCAACATTAATGACAGAGACGGACTCACTGACCTCACGTTATTACACTATGCCAGCAAGTCTGGGGCAG CTGGAGTCGGAAATGAACTCTCCGCTGCAAATCTAGTGAAGTCTCTCATCTCAAAG GGAGCTGAGAGTGAAATGAGATGCAGGTGGACTGATATGAACGCTCTCCATTACGCGACCTATTTTGACTGCCCCGAGGTGATAGAATCACTGGCTGATCACAACCCTTCTCTTGTGATGAGTATCTGCTCTGAATTTAATGGTGGCAACGGACTGCACATTGCAGCCAGCAACTTTGCTCTAAGTGCAACCAAAGTACTG ATACGATACGGAGCTGATGGTTCACTCAAAGACAGAGACGGGAAACAGCCTTTTGAATGCATTCCTGAAA ATTGCAGTGAAGATCAAAAGGATGTTTGTGAAGAAATGACTGATCTTCTAAAGTATGCTGCTGACAATCCACCTAAGTCAATG CGCACACCGTCCCAGCTCTCCACACCGAAACACACCCCCAGACAAACCTCCAAACACTCCCCTGCCCCGCCCCCTCGCACACCCACCCCTAACAGAATGCACGAAACTACTGCCCCCGCTCCTCCAAGAAGTCCCATTGCCAGGGCAACAG GTGTACCTAAGTCCCCCGCCCCCAGTCAACAGTCCACCAtctccaccacctccacacgGCTCACAGGTACCACAGAGGACAGCTCTGGCTCATCTCGTAACCAGTCCCCCATGCCAGAGGAGCTTAGTCTGGAGAAGCTGGGACTCCGAGTGGGTGACAGGGTTGTCATCGATGCCTCAAGCTCCAGACCTAAG TATGGCACAGTGAGGTATGGAGGGCGTACAGAGTTCCAGAAAGGGCAGTGGGCGGGGGTGGAACTAGACGCGGACATTGGCAAGAATGACGGCTCCTATGCTGGAATTAaatatttcacatgcaaagaaAAATATG GCATATTTGTACCGATGCATCGTGTGAGTAAGGCCTTGTCTCAACCACCTGAGAAGAAGAGAAAGAAGAAGTCTGAGCTGAAGGCAAGGGACTCCCTCTACACTACCAACAAGGCCATCGAGGCTCAGGCACAGATACAAATGAATTCAGAACTACAG GTGGGTGAGAAGGTGATTGTAGGGGGCACGAGGATAGGAGTCATACGTTTCAAAGGAACAGTCAGCTTTGCTCCTGG GTTCTGGCTAGGTGTGGAATTGGACACTCGAGATGGTAAGAATGATGGCAGTGTAAATGGAGTGAGGTACTTCACCAGCAGACTGGGCCACGGCCTTTTTGTGCTCTCCTCAAAAGTCAAGAG ATACACCTCTTCTTTTCAAACGAAGCTTGATCCTACCCTTATCAAGTCCAACCCCTCGTCAACCAACCCTACTCCCAGTAGCAGTAGCAATGAGTCCACAGACTACTCCTCTTCAGGGGCGGCTAGTCAAGGCTTCTCAACAAGTACAAACGGCACCAGTGGGTTGAGTGATGCTTCTGCTTCTTCACACGCTGCCTCTCCCTCAGCAAGACGAAGAGGGACTTCCTCCAATAG GTCCACCCCTCGATCAAAGGGTCGTCTCACAACTGCCGGTAGCGGGTCCTCTTCACCTGCCCCCCTTTTGTTTTCAATGTCCTCTGACCTTATACTGGAGGATGGGATGAGTGTTTTTGCTAATAAGGAGATGGGCATTATCAGGTTTATTGGAGAGACAGAGTTTGCCCCAGGCAGCATCTGGCTCGGAGTGGAACTACGAAAGCCAA ATGGGAAGAACGATGGCTCAGTACAAGGAACGCGTTACTTCAGCTGCAAGCCCAACCATGGACTGTTTGTAAAGCCGGAGAAAGCAACTCATAGAGGCATAAACTGTGCTAAGATAACTCCTATAAAACTCACTAAAGTTATGTGTACCTAA
- the LOC135332210 gene encoding calcium and integrin-binding family member 3-like: MGGHNSYCPLTTEELQEYEGVTGMNTAEITQAFKKFYKIDPLTFMEHRKGRIPYLTVAETLPELKNNPFRYRIGKVFCSSETGFMDFDDFLEMAAAMHDKTPLNVRLHWAFQIYDINEDGVICENDLDKMLDLLTDNRLLKSEKEGIILRILSDGDTDADSALSFQEFERSISLNWKQEFEE, translated from the exons ATGGGAGGCCACAATTCATACTGTCCATTGACAACAGAGGAGCTTCAGGAATATGAG GGGGTCACTGGAATGAATACAGCTGAAATAACACA GGCATTTAAAAAATTCTACAAAATTGATCCTCTCACCTTCATGGAGCATCGTAAAGGACGGATACCATACTTAACAGTAGCGGAAACATTACCAGAGCTGAAA AACAATCCTTTTCGCTATCGGATAGGAAAAGTGTTCTGCTCCAGCGAAACTGGCTTTATGGATTTTGATGACTTTCTTGAAATGGCTGCTGCCATGCACGATAAA ACACCTCTAAATGTAAGATTGCACTGGGCTTTTCAAATTTATG ATATCAATGAAGATGGTGTCATTTGTGAAAATGATTTGGACAAAATGTTGGACCTTCTAACTGACAACAGGCTGCTGAAATCTGAAAAAGAAGGAATTATACTaagg ATTCTAAGTGACGGAGATACAGATGCTGATTCTGCACTGAGCTTTCAAGAGTTTGAGAGGTCCATATCATTAAACTGGAAACAGGAGTTCGAAGAGTAA